The sequence GCGGGAGCACCGGATCCGCCGTCGCCCGCCGAGGCGGCCTCGGTCTGGCGCAGCCGCTGGACGGCCTGGTGGCGGGTGACCGCGGCGACCCACGAGCGCAGCGAGCCCTGTTTCGGGTCGTAGGAGTGCGGGTGCTCCCAGATGTAGGCGAAGACCTCGCGGGTGATGCGGTCGGCGGCGTGCTCGTCGTCCAGGACGCGGTGCGCGAGGCTGTGCACGAGCGAAGCGAAGCGGTCGTAGAGCTCGCCGAGGGCGGCGGCCTCACCACGGGCGAGCCGCTGCTGCATCCGCCTGTCCCAGCGCGGGGGTGTGTCGTTTCCCATCGGACCCCTATCCCTGTCCGTCGTCGCCGTGCTCACACCTCGGTCGTGCCCACATCGAATGTAATGCGAGGGTCTGACACCGCATGCTCCTTTGCCGCAAACCGCGTTCTTCGGGGGTGGGGATGGTAAGGGAGCGGATAGTAAGGGAGTTGTCACCATGGGGTGGTATCCCCCGATCGAAGGGGAGGGAAAGCGACCGGTAGACGCGCGTTGAGCGATTCAATGTGCTTCGTTCGTGCCCGTATCGGCCGATGTGTTATCCGTGTGTGACCGGATACCGGAGAAGTGGTGCTCCGCTCTGGGCATAGCCTTGGGGGGAACGGCCTGTTGCGCCAAGGATTCGGAAGAGTTTCAGGGGAGAGAGGCCGGGCAGTCGAGCCGGGGAAGGGTGTGCTCCGGACAGATCCGTGGTGCATCCGGTCCGAAAGCGAGCGAAAGGCTTCGAGCGCGTGTCGTTGAAGGTGGCAGAGGGCGAACAGGGCCGGTGGGCGGTACTTCAGGTCTCCGGTGAAATGGACCTGGTCACGTCGCCCGCGGTGCGCCAGCATGTGCACGACGCGGTGGCCGACGGCCGGCGGAGTCTGGTCCTCGATCTCTCCGAGGTCCGGTTCTGTGACTCCAGCGGCGTCGGCGTGCTGATCGCCGCCCGCCGTCTGATGCGTTCCTGTCAGGGTCGGCTGCGGCTGATCCTGCCCGCCCAGGGCGCCGTCGACGGCTCCCACGTCAACCGCGTCCTCGCCGCGCTGGGCGTGCGCCGGCTCTTCGAGGTCTACCCGGATCTGCACACGGCCGTGGACGAGGCGGCGGCGCCGCTCTCGGCCTGAAGCCGGGGCACGCGCCACCGGACGCGAGGCCCCACCGGACGGCCCCGTCCCCCGGCCGTCACCCCGCCCCCGCGGCCGCCGCCCCCGTCCCCCCGTACGGAAACACCGCCCGCACCACGAACCCCCCGTCGGACGTGGGCCGGGCCTCCAGCGTCCCGCCCAGGCTCTGGGCCCGCTCGCGCAGCCCCACCAGCCCGTGTCCGCCGCCGGGCAGTGCGGGCGCCATGGCCGTCTCGTCCGGCGGCCCGTTGCGTATCTCGACCCGCAGGCTCTCGGCCTCCCCGGAGCCCTCGGGCCCGACCCGGACCCGCACCTGCGCGCCCGGTGCGTGCTTGCGCACATTGGTGAGCGCCTCCTGGACGGTACGGAACGCCGCCCGTTCCACCGTCTTCGTCCCCGTCGCCCCCGCGACCACACCCCCCTCGTACGTCACATCGAGCGCGCTCATCTCGATCAGCCGCGGCAGCTCCTCCAAGTCCGGCTGCGGCGCCAGGCCCTGGGCCCCGGCCGTGCCCCCGCCGCCGTCCGCCCGCAGCACGCCCACCATGTGCCGCAGCTCCTCCAGCGTCCGTACGGACAGCTCCCGGATGGTCCGGGCGCCCGCCCGCGCCGCCTCGTCCTCCGTGCTGACCTGCACCGCCCCCGCCTGAAGGCTGATCAGGCTCACCTGATGGGCCACGACGTCGTGCATCTCCCGGGCGAGCCGGGCCCGTTCGGTGGTCTTGACCCGGTCCGCCAGCAGCCGGTCCTCACGGACCAGGCTGCGGGTCAGATCCTCCACCCGCTGTGCCAGCTCCCCGCGGGTCCGCACCAGCAGCCCCATGGCGATCGGCGCGGCCGCGGTGACGCAGGCGTCGATCAGCACCAGGGTGTTCTCCCGGTAGTGGGTCGGCTCGAAGTCCGAGATGGGATACGGGAGGAAGTGCGCGGCGATCAGCAGGACGGCGCAGATCCCCAGCCGCACCCGGCCCGGCCGGCGGGCGGCCAGCGTATAGAGCCCGATCATCGGCGCGAACCAGATGTAGCCGATGTACAGCCCCGGCAGCGTCACCAGGAAGACCAGCAGCGGAAACCGTCGGCGCAGCAGCAACGCCGTCGCCGCCACCACCGAGACGCCCAGCTCCAGGGCCAGTTTCAGCCCGTTGACCAGCACCGCGTCGGCGACGGCCAGCAGCACCGGTACGACCACCGGGGCGATCCGCCGCACCTGCTGCCCCCACACCCCCCGTGCGAGCGCCCGCAGCCGCGCCGCCGCCCGCTCCCGTCTGCGCCCCGCTCTGCCCGGGGCGCTCATAT is a genomic window of Streptomyces gilvosporeus containing:
- a CDS encoding STAS domain-containing protein gives rise to the protein MSLKVAEGEQGRWAVLQVSGEMDLVTSPAVRQHVHDAVADGRRSLVLDLSEVRFCDSSGVGVLIAARRLMRSCQGRLRLILPAQGAVDGSHVNRVLAALGVRRLFEVYPDLHTAVDEAAAPLSA
- a CDS encoding sensor histidine kinase; the protein is MSAPGRAGRRRERAAARLRALARGVWGQQVRRIAPVVVPVLLAVADAVLVNGLKLALELGVSVVAATALLLRRRFPLLVFLVTLPGLYIGYIWFAPMIGLYTLAARRPGRVRLGICAVLLIAAHFLPYPISDFEPTHYRENTLVLIDACVTAAAPIAMGLLVRTRGELAQRVEDLTRSLVREDRLLADRVKTTERARLAREMHDVVAHQVSLISLQAGAVQVSTEDEAARAGARTIRELSVRTLEELRHMVGVLRADGGGGTAGAQGLAPQPDLEELPRLIEMSALDVTYEGGVVAGATGTKTVERAAFRTVQEALTNVRKHAPGAQVRVRVGPEGSGEAESLRVEIRNGPPDETAMAPALPGGGHGLVGLRERAQSLGGTLEARPTSDGGFVVRAVFPYGGTGAAAAGAG